One segment of Dolichospermum sp. DET69 DNA contains the following:
- a CDS encoding DUF3536 domain-containing protein, which yields MTSTAEIPSSSSLVLPLDKEAKSSPEHDPLKTAQGVYVTVHGHFYQPPRENPYLDAIERQPSASPFHDWNERIDWECYRPNAFARVFNDRGEVVKIVNNYEYMSFNIGPTLMSWLERYDVEVYQRILEADAKSCDRLNGHGNAIAQVYNHIILPLANERDKHTQIRWGKEDFRSRFGRDPEGMWLAETAVDYATLEALVAEGIKFIILAPSQAQRCRPISTEDGCDHQWHEVGGNQIDPTRPYRCYLDSKESAKKSTPYIDIFFYDGPISRDMGFSDVVYNSHHFAGRIGAAIRGDHRQSQLISVATDGETFGHHKKGTEKTLAYAFIGEFPRHGWTVTNFAHYLSLNPPSWEVKLKSVTAWSCAHGVDRWQDDCGCGGEGGVWHQKWRRPLRNALNWLRDQLGNVYEEYGGTLFRDHWQARDEYIQVMGDRTPANINRFLAHHQTRKLQAAEQVEALRLLEMQRHSLLMFTSCGWFFEELSRPEGTQILRYASRALELAEDVAGVQLEKGFIKRLGLAPSNVPEFKHGAEIYRQLVLTAQIGFKQVAAHYAITSLFNHHKNTIPGQETPENAHPHHQRVYCYDAHELDYHKQSFGPLTMAVGHLQLVSDITWESENLVFAVLHLGGWDFHCCIQKFEGRRNYSQIKEKLFTALQQASIAHVILVMTQLFGDDTFSLQTLFAEERHRIMRLLSQETLARLDQLYTQAYRDNYGVIMAFHRDELEVPRELQVAAEIALGYRCLTTLRSLEQDISELQLSWNHIGELEAIATEAKHLRCQLNIPNGNQIIEQLIVHLLWQLLYAANSKMDADIQRLERLIDVAHELHLGINLNHSQELYWSCLHSQILPRITSIDSEAETIQCRQLLKLGKKLAVDVSPYLDKLA from the coding sequence ATGACTTCGACTGCCGAAATACCAAGTAGTTCTAGCTTAGTATTACCGTTAGATAAAGAGGCTAAATCCAGTCCTGAACATGATCCCCTAAAAACTGCTCAGGGTGTTTATGTTACGGTTCATGGTCATTTTTATCAACCTCCTAGAGAAAATCCTTATCTTGATGCGATTGAACGTCAACCTAGCGCTAGTCCTTTTCATGACTGGAATGAGCGCATTGATTGGGAGTGTTATCGTCCTAATGCCTTTGCGCGGGTTTTCAATGACCGGGGCGAAGTTGTGAAGATTGTGAATAATTATGAATACATGAGCTTTAATATTGGGCCGACGCTGATGTCGTGGTTAGAACGCTACGATGTAGAAGTTTATCAGCGGATTTTGGAGGCTGATGCTAAAAGCTGCGATCGCTTGAATGGTCATGGGAATGCGATCGCTCAAGTCTATAATCACATTATTCTCCCTCTAGCCAATGAACGGGATAAACATACACAAATTCGCTGGGGTAAGGAAGATTTCCGTTCTCGCTTTGGCCGTGATCCTGAAGGAATGTGGTTGGCAGAAACAGCCGTAGACTATGCCACTTTAGAAGCATTGGTGGCCGAAGGGATTAAGTTTATTATTTTAGCCCCTTCTCAAGCCCAGCGTTGTCGTCCTATCTCCACAGAAGATGGTTGTGATCATCAATGGCATGAGGTAGGGGGTAATCAGATTGATCCTACCCGGCCTTATCGTTGTTATTTGGATAGTAAGGAGTCGGCCAAAAAATCAACTCCCTATATTGATATCTTTTTCTACGATGGTCCGATTTCACGGGATATGGGTTTTAGTGATGTTGTCTACAATTCCCATCATTTTGCGGGACGAATTGGGGCAGCTATTCGCGGAGATCATCGTCAGTCCCAACTAATTTCTGTAGCTACAGATGGGGAAACCTTTGGACATCACAAAAAGGGAACAGAAAAAACTTTAGCTTATGCCTTTATTGGTGAGTTTCCCCGTCATGGTTGGACTGTTACCAATTTCGCCCACTATTTGAGTTTAAATCCTCCCTCTTGGGAAGTAAAATTAAAGTCGGTGACGGCTTGGAGTTGCGCTCATGGTGTGGATAGATGGCAAGATGATTGTGGTTGTGGTGGTGAAGGGGGCGTGTGGCATCAAAAATGGCGGCGGCCGTTACGAAATGCGTTGAATTGGCTGCGAGATCAGTTAGGTAATGTCTATGAGGAATATGGTGGGACATTATTCCGTGATCATTGGCAAGCAAGGGACGAATATATTCAGGTAATGGGCGATCGCACCCCCGCTAATATTAACCGTTTTCTGGCTCATCATCAAACTCGCAAACTTCAAGCTGCTGAACAGGTAGAAGCTTTACGCTTATTGGAAATGCAGCGGCACTCTTTACTGATGTTTACCAGTTGCGGCTGGTTTTTTGAAGAACTTTCTCGCCCAGAGGGAACACAGATTTTGCGCTATGCCTCCCGGGCCTTAGAATTAGCAGAAGATGTGGCAGGTGTGCAGTTAGAAAAGGGTTTTATTAAACGCCTCGGTTTAGCTCCTAGTAATGTGCCAGAATTTAAACATGGAGCAGAAATATATCGTCAATTGGTGTTAACTGCCCAAATTGGGTTCAAACAAGTGGCTGCCCATTACGCTATTACTTCCTTATTTAATCATCACAAAAATACTATCCCTGGACAAGAGACACCAGAAAACGCCCATCCTCATCATCAGCGTGTCTACTGCTATGATGCCCATGAATTAGATTATCATAAGCAGAGCTTCGGACCATTAACTATGGCGGTGGGGCATTTGCAGCTAGTGTCAGATATTACTTGGGAAAGTGAAAATTTAGTATTTGCCGTTTTGCATTTGGGTGGTTGGGATTTTCATTGCTGTATTCAAAAGTTTGAAGGACGGCGTAACTATAGTCAAATTAAAGAAAAGCTGTTTACGGCACTGCAACAGGCTAGTATTGCTCATGTAATTTTGGTAATGACTCAATTATTTGGGGATGATACCTTTAGTTTACAGACTTTATTTGCGGAAGAACGTCACCGAATTATGCGGTTGTTAAGTCAGGAAACACTGGCACGATTAGACCAGTTATATACTCAGGCATACCGTGATAATTACGGTGTGATTATGGCCTTTCATCGGGATGAGTTGGAAGTACCACGAGAATTACAGGTAGCAGCGGAAATTGCTTTGGGGTATCGTTGTCTCACAACATTGAGATCCCTAGAACAAGATATTAGTGAACTGCAATTAAGTTGGAATCATATCGGAGAATTAGAAGCGATCGCTACTGAAGCCAAACATCTTCGTTGTCAATTAAATATTCCCAATGGCAACCAAATCATCGAACAATTAATAGTCCATTTATTGTGGCAATTATTGTATGCTGCCAATAGCAAAATGGATGCTGATATTCAACGTTTAGAAAGATTAATTGATGTTGCTCATGAATTACATCTGGGCATTAATTTAAACCATTCCCAAGAACTATATTGGAGTTGTTTACACAGTCAAATATTGCCACGTATTACCAGTATTGACAGTGAAGCCGAAACTATTCAATGTCGGCAATTACTCAAGTTGGGCAAAAAATTAGCTGTTGATGTCAGTCCTTACCTAGATAAATTAGCGTAA
- the cax gene encoding calcium/proton exchanger, translating into MSIKNIIFTVLLLFIPISLAAHFLEWGDLVVFITAALAILPLAAWMGTATEEIAVVVGPGIGGFLNATFGNATELIIALVALNAGLIDVVKASITGSIISNLLLVMGLSMLLGGIRYKEQTFESVIARVNASSMNLAVIAILLPTAMNYTSIGISEATVQNLSLAVAVVLILVYGLTLLFSMKTHAYLYEVGVADIEEEEEVSHEKPNIWLWSGVLLVCTLLVAFESELLVGSLEVATSKLGLTALFTGVILVPIIGNAAEHATAVTVAMKNKMDLAMSVAVGSSMQIALFVAPVLVIAGWVIGQPMDLDFNPFELVAVAVSVLIANSISSDGKSNWLEGTLLLAAYAVLALAFYFHPVTV; encoded by the coding sequence ATGTCAATCAAGAACATTATTTTCACCGTTCTGCTGTTGTTTATACCCATATCTCTAGCAGCCCACTTTTTAGAATGGGGAGACTTGGTAGTTTTCATCACTGCTGCATTAGCCATACTCCCCCTAGCAGCTTGGATGGGTACAGCTACCGAAGAAATTGCCGTAGTTGTCGGGCCAGGAATTGGCGGATTTTTAAACGCGACTTTTGGTAATGCGACAGAATTAATTATTGCCTTAGTTGCCCTCAATGCAGGCCTAATTGATGTCGTTAAAGCCAGTATAACTGGATCAATTATCAGTAACTTACTTTTAGTTATGGGTCTATCGATGCTATTAGGCGGTATTCGTTATAAAGAGCAAACATTTGAATCAGTTATAGCTCGTGTAAATGCTTCTTCTATGAACTTGGCGGTAATTGCGATTTTGTTACCAACAGCAATGAACTATACCTCCATAGGGATTAGTGAAGCAACCGTACAGAATCTTTCCCTAGCTGTGGCTGTCGTCTTAATTCTGGTTTATGGCTTAACACTGCTATTTTCCATGAAAACTCATGCCTATTTGTATGAAGTTGGTGTGGCAGATATAGAAGAGGAAGAAGAAGTTTCCCATGAAAAACCAAATATTTGGTTGTGGAGTGGTGTACTTTTAGTTTGTACCCTGTTAGTTGCCTTTGAATCAGAATTGCTAGTAGGTTCTTTAGAAGTAGCTACATCTAAACTAGGTTTAACTGCACTATTTACCGGGGTAATTTTAGTCCCTATTATTGGTAATGCTGCTGAACACGCTACCGCAGTTACTGTAGCTATGAAGAATAAAATGGATCTAGCTATGTCTGTGGCTGTGGGTTCAAGTATGCAAATTGCCTTATTTGTAGCTCCGGTTTTAGTAATTGCCGGTTGGGTAATTGGTCAACCAATGGATTTAGATTTCAACCCCTTTGAATTAGTCGCTGTTGCTGTATCAGTTTTAATTGCTAATAGCATTAGTTCTGATGGTAAATCTAATTGGTTAGAAGGGACATTACTCCTAGCAGCTTATGCTGTCTTGGCTTTGGCCTTCTACTTTCATCCAGTTACGGTATGA
- a CDS encoding peptidoglycan-binding protein — MMDVLNPKSLNTPNILAQKVFTIENGIRSKNHQSNKLVASAQITPPEFTQIGKTSLNNLSRLSFRRHKIIEQIAQKQMSVSSFEIADAGNIPLTKKKGVQVSTRYAEIYNQPMPVIGFGSSGISVRALQKLLIANGYGIPIDGVFGPITETAVKAFQNRRSLSTDGVVGQKTWWELTM, encoded by the coding sequence ATGATGGATGTATTAAATCCAAAATCACTAAATACACCCAATATTTTAGCACAGAAAGTCTTTACTATAGAAAATGGTATCCGTTCAAAAAATCATCAATCAAATAAGTTAGTTGCTTCTGCTCAAATTACACCACCAGAATTTACTCAGATAGGTAAAACTTCTCTAAATAATCTTTCAAGACTCTCGTTTCGACGACACAAAATCATTGAGCAAATAGCACAAAAACAGATGTCCGTCAGTTCTTTTGAAATAGCTGATGCTGGCAATATCCCCTTAACAAAGAAAAAAGGTGTTCAGGTATCAACAAGATATGCTGAAATCTATAACCAACCTATGCCCGTCATTGGTTTTGGTAGTTCTGGTATATCTGTGAGAGCTTTACAAAAACTTTTAATTGCTAATGGTTATGGAATACCTATTGATGGTGTTTTTGGACCAATTACCGAAACTGCTGTCAAAGCTTTTCAAAATCGTCGCAGTCTATCAACAGATGGTGTAGTTGGTCAAAAAACTTGGTGGGAGCTAACAATGTGA
- the map gene encoding type I methionyl aminopeptidase, with product MNIFTNLLSQPAQPTAEKRQRRGIEIKSTREIEIMRQSARIVATVLKEISELVQPGMTTADLDAFAEKRIREMDATPSFKGYHGFPASICSSINNEVVHGIPSRKKVIRAGDVLKVDTGAYYQGFHGDSCITIAVGNVTTEAARLIKIAEESLYKGIEQVKAGVHLVEIAGAIEDHVKANGYAVVEQFTGHGVGRNLHEEPAVFNYRTRDIPNVKLRSGMTLAIEPILNAGSKNTRVLADRWTAVTVDNALSAQFEHTVLVTDSGYEILTDRTFL from the coding sequence ATGAATATTTTCACTAACTTGCTTTCTCAACCAGCCCAGCCAACAGCCGAAAAACGACAACGCCGAGGGATTGAAATTAAATCAACCCGTGAAATCGAAATTATGCGGCAATCAGCGAGGATTGTGGCAACTGTGCTGAAAGAAATTTCTGAACTAGTCCAGCCAGGAATGACAACGGCTGATTTAGATGCTTTTGCTGAAAAACGTATCCGCGAAATGGATGCAACTCCTAGTTTTAAAGGCTATCATGGGTTTCCGGCTTCTATTTGCTCTAGTATTAATAATGAAGTTGTTCATGGTATTCCTAGCCGGAAAAAGGTAATTCGGGCTGGAGATGTCTTAAAAGTTGATACAGGAGCTTATTATCAAGGTTTTCACGGTGATTCCTGTATTACTATCGCTGTAGGTAATGTGACAACTGAAGCCGCGAGACTGATTAAAATAGCGGAAGAATCTTTATATAAAGGGATTGAACAGGTAAAAGCTGGTGTGCATTTGGTGGAAATTGCAGGTGCAATTGAAGACCATGTAAAAGCTAATGGTTATGCAGTGGTAGAACAATTTACTGGTCATGGTGTTGGTAGAAATTTACACGAAGAACCAGCAGTTTTTAACTATCGGACTCGTGATATACCGAATGTGAAGTTACGCTCAGGAATGACTTTAGCTATTGAACCAATTTTAAATGCTGGTTCTAAAAATACCAGAGTTTTAGCTGATAGATGGACTGCGGTAACAGTTGATAATGCTTTATCTGCTCAGTTTGAGCATACTGTATTAGTGACAGATAGTGGCTATGAAATTTTGACTGATAGAACCTTTCTTTAA
- a CDS encoding cupredoxin domain-containing protein, translating into MSNFLIKVNYNLPRIIYIFSLLISLVIMGAFPATAENLSNNLLKQPPIEITVSLGNAANELKFEPNHLEFISGKRYNLKFNNPSSQKHYFTAKDFADAIWTQKVEAGNVEIKGNIHELELKPGAEAEWVFVPLKPGKYALGCTIAGHTEAGMKGEIVIN; encoded by the coding sequence ATGAGTAACTTTTTAATTAAGGTCAACTACAATCTACCGCGAATTATCTATATATTCTCCCTCCTAATTAGTCTAGTCATCATGGGTGCATTTCCAGCAACAGCAGAGAATTTATCTAATAATCTCCTAAAACAACCACCTATAGAAATTACAGTCAGCTTGGGTAATGCTGCTAATGAATTAAAATTTGAGCCAAATCATTTAGAATTTATCTCAGGTAAACGCTACAATCTCAAATTCAATAATCCTAGTTCCCAAAAACATTATTTTACAGCTAAAGACTTTGCTGATGCAATTTGGACACAAAAAGTCGAAGCCGGCAATGTAGAAATTAAAGGTAATATTCACGAATTAGAACTTAAACCTGGTGCAGAAGCGGAATGGGTGTTTGTTCCTCTTAAACCAGGTAAATATGCTTTAGGATGTACTATAGCTGGACACACAGAAGCAGGAATGAAGGGAGAGATTGTAATTAATTGA